Genomic window (Candidatus Effluviviaceae Genus I sp.):
GTCCAGGTAGCCCGCCGAGATCTCCTTCTCGCAGTCGCGCCCGCGGCAGCGTATCCGCTCGAACAGGCTGGGCACGTCCGCGCGAAGGTACACGACGAGGTCCGGAACCCTGAGGAAGCTCGTCATCGCGTCGAAGAGCGCCACGTAGTTGGCGTAATCGCGGTCGGCCATGAAGCCCTGGCGATGCAGTGTCGCCGCGAAGATCTCCTTGTCCTCGTAGATCGTCCTGTCCTGAATGCACGGCTCGCCGAGCCGGACCATGTCGCGGTGGATCTCGAAGCGCTTCGAGAGGAAGTACACCTGCAGGTGGAAGGCCCAGCGCGTCATGTCGGCGTAGAAGTCGTCCAGGTACGGATTGTCGATGACAGGCTCGTAGTACGCGCGCCAGCCGAGGCGGTTGGCGAGGAGCGTCGTGAGGTGCGTCTTGCCCACACCGATGTTGCCCGCCACGGCAACGAACTGACCGGGTCGCATGGAGGCGCTCCGGGAACGAGGGCTGCGTCTGTCGGGAGCCTCGCCGTCGAGGCGCCCAGAATCTATTCCCGGCGCGCGCCAGTGTCAACGGCTTTCACGGGAGGACCGCGACGCGCGTGCCGGGACCGACCACGCTCGCGACAACGACGAGGTCCTCGTTCCGCAGACGGACGCAGCCGAGCGTGCAGCGCGTGCCGACGGTGTCCGGCTCGTCGGTCCCGTGGATGCCGATGCCGGTCCACGGCGGCGTCGCGAGTCTGATGAAGAGGGGGCCGTAGGCGCGCCTGCCGTCGTGCTCCCAGTCGCTCGAGTCCTCGATCGAGACGACCTCGAACTCCCCCTCGGGCGTGCGGCAGTCCCCCTCGGCCTTCTTGTCCGCGCCGTCGGGGTTCGCGCCGATCGCCGCGGGGAACCTCAGCGTGCCCTCGGCCGTCTCGAGCTCGAGCACGAAGGCCGACTTCCGCACGACGACCCG
Coding sequences:
- a CDS encoding L,D-transpeptidase, with protein sequence MTLPRVVVRKSAFVLELETAEGTLRFPAAIGANPDGADKKAEGDCRTPEGEFEVVSIEDSSDWEHDGRRAYGPLFIRLATPPWTGIGIHGTDEPDTVGTRCTLGCVRLRNEDLVVVASVVGPGTRVAVLP
- a CDS encoding deoxynucleoside kinase; protein product: MRPGQFVAVAGNIGVGKTHLTTLLANRLGWRAYYEPVIDNPYLDDFYADMTRWAFHLQVYFLSKRFEIHRDMVRLGEPCIQDRTIYEDKEIFAATLHRQGFMADRDYANYVALFDAMTSFLRVPDLVVYLRADVPSLFERIRCRGRDCEKEISAGYLDALNSAYDDWSARAARATSVLTLETDGVDLVSDEGAIEETLDRILCRLGGAPACEPAHAVGAGP